In the Girardinichthys multiradiatus isolate DD_20200921_A chromosome 4, DD_fGirMul_XY1, whole genome shotgun sequence genome, one interval contains:
- the abcc12 gene encoding ATP-binding cassette sub-family C member 12 — protein MCVVSGSLLSVSIFRSFRCSAEDGTAGCLPLTRPTFDLYKREAKRKTPCCSVSCRFQVNKLQRLCSILHTEDKMKKDYSLEQNRNRRKSFTDDGIRWRTGSEFASPEHTDVTNSRVSHPSLFGKYQPSLQTLKPFRWSSPQSHPVDNAGFLSFTTFAWMTPMMWAIFRNRLDMSSISLSPFDAADTSGERLQKLWEEEVVKKGLEKASLVNVALRFQRTRLILSVLIGAFAMAAAFVGPAILVNKILNYIENPGMSTVTYGVGLAFALFCTEFLKAFFISLMWAINLRTAARLKGAFSSMAYQKVISLRVHSGISMGEMINVLTNDGHRLFEAVLFGSFTLCTPVLFIACIVCACFVLGYTALTGVCIYIIFVPIQFVLAKLINKFRWKAMQITDGRVRTMNEILNSIKLIKMYAWEESFEKKIAGLRKEEKKQIQLVSYIQNINTSITSITPTLATVVTFLVHTLLRLPLNTSDAFTTIAIFNSMRFSLALLPLCVKALAEAAVSLRRLRKIMLVQNPESYLEQKKNNHTAVKVINATLSWTRAVSDPDLPTSQNSQVKEHKEEENVQSESPPTLRNISFTLPKGNLLGVCGNVGSGKTSLISSILEQMHLLQGSITADGTFAYVSQQAWIFHGTVQENILMGEPFNQAKYDRVVDVCSLRPDLKVLPYGDQTEIGERGLNLSGGQKQRISLARAVYSNKDIFLFDDPLSAVDAHVGKYIFEECIKKELQGKSVILVTHQLQYLEFCDDILVLEDGEVREAGNHQVLMKANGRYAQLINNYQMEQSKKEEEEEEEEEEPSPKEAAELNEVRQRSDSGIVNPVFDMSDENDDGTTADQKTAATAGDQLVSQESSTEGSVSWRIYYHYCQAVGGYIITFLTILIIVLMIGSTAFSNWWLSYWLGNGDGSSTNSTNPGNASDNPRLDFYQMIYGVMILVTLVLAVIKCFFYTHVTLRAACTLHDRMFRKILASPMSFFDTTPTGRILNRFAKDQEELDSVLPLHMDPFLQFCLLVTFTIIIIASVFPAMLAAVVIMGALFTLILFVFQRSIRQMKKMENISRSPCISLTTSTLQGLSTIHAYNIRDSHIKLFKSLNDINSNHYLLFHSGTRWLSFWLDFMAASMTLLVALFVVLSSSDVINQSLKGLAMSYTIQLTGMLQYVVRQSTEVEARFNSVERLLEYITTCKSEAPRHIKEAQIPDGWPKNGAITFQEYKMRYRENTPIVLNRLDFLIQAGEKLGIVGRTGSGKSSLGVALFRLVEPAGGTVLIDNVDIAAIGLRDLRSKLSIIPQDPVLFTGTVRYNLDPFNHYIDEEIWTVLQKTYMKDSISRLEGKLEAAVLENGENFSVGERQLICMARALLRNSKIILLDEATASIDSETDALIQNTIKEAFHDCTMLTIAHRINTVMHADRILVMENGKAAELGPPDVLKQKPDSLFSSLLTAANTVNAKNIQSCTV, from the exons AT GTGTGTCGTGTCTGGTTCACTATTATCTGTCAGCATTTTCAGGAGCTTCAGATGTTCTGCTGAG GATGGAACAgcgggatgtttacctctgacgaGACCAACCTTTGATCTTTATAAAAGAGAGGCAAAGAGAAAAACTCCTTGCTGCTCTGTCAGCTGTCGATTCCAAGTGAACAAGCTGCAGAGGCTCTGCTCCATCCTCCACACTGAG GACAAAATGAAGAAAGATTATTCTTTAGAGCAAAACAGGAATCGACGCAAGTCTTTT ACTGATGATGGCATTCGATGGAGAACCGGATCTGAATTTGCCAGCCCAGAACACACTGATGTGACTAACAGCAGGGTGTCCCACCCTTCCCTGTTTGGAAAATACCAGCCCAGCTTACAGACACTCAAGCCGTTCCGCTGGTCTTCACCACA ATCCCACCCTGTGGACAACGCAGGCTTCTTGTCGTTTACAACCTTCGCCTGGATGACTCCTATGATGTGGGCCATATTCAGGAACAGGCTGGACATGTCCTCCATTAGCCTATCTCCATTTGATGCAGCTGACACGAGTGGAGAAAG GCTGCAGAAACTCTGGGAGGAGGAAGTGGTGAAAAAAGGTCTGGAGAAGGCCTCTCTGGTCAACGTTGCCCTTCGATTTCAAAGAACGAGgctcattttgtctgttttaatcGGTGCCTTCGCCATGGCCGCAGCATTTGTTGGGCCA GCCATCCTTGTTAACAAAATCCTGAACTATATTGAAAACCCAGGGATGTCCACAGTGACTTATGGTGTTGGTTTGGCTTTCGCTCTGTTCTGCACTGAGTTTCTCAAAGCTTTCTTCATTTCCTTGATGTGGGCCATCAACCTGCGCACAGCAGCCAGACTGAAAGGAGCCTTCTCTTCCATGGCCTATCAGAAAGTCATTTCTCTGAGGGTTCACAGCGGGATTTCAATGGGAGAG ATGATAAACGTCCTGACCAATGACGGCCACCGATTATTTGAGGCTGTGCTGTTTGGGAGCTTCACACTCTGCACTCCAGTGCTTTTCATTGCATGTATTGTGTGTGCCTGCTTTGTTCTTGGCTACACCGCACTGACAGGAGTCTGCATTTACATCATCTTTGTCCCCATACAG tttgtTTTGGCAAAACTCATTAACAAGTTTAGATGGAAAGCCATGCAGATAACAGACGGCCGCGTTCGGACAATGAATGAGATTCTCAACAGCATTAAGCTCATCAAGATGTACGCCTGGGAGGAGTCCTTTGAGAAGAAGATTGCAG GATTaagaaaagaggaaaagaaaCAGATTCAGCTGGTCAGCTACATCCAGAATATAAACACCAGCATCACCAGCATCACCCCCACCCTTGCAACTGTTGTCACGTTCCTGGTGCACACTCTGCTGCGTTTACCGCTCAACACGTCTGAT GCCTTTACTACTATTGCCATTTTCAACTCCATGAGGTTCTCGCTTGCTCTGCTGCCGCTGTGTGTGAAGGCTTTGGCTGAAGCTGCTGTGTCCCTGAGGAGATTAAGG AAAATCATGCTGGTCCAGAATCCTGAGTCCTACCTggagcaaaagaaaaataaccacACAGCTGTGAAAGTGATAAATGCGACACTGTCCTGGACCAGAGCAGTCAGTGACCCAGATCTCCCTACTAGCCAGAACAGTCAGGTGAAGGAACACAAGGAAGAAGAGAACGTTCAGAGTGAGAGCCCACCAACCCTGAGAAACATCTCCTTTACTCTGCCTAAG GGTAACCTGCTGGGTGTCTGTGGTAACGTGGGAAGTGGAAAGACGTCACTCATTTCCAGTATTCTTGAACAG ATGCACCTTCTTCAGGGCTCTATCACAGCCGATGGGACATTTGCCTATGTTTCCCAACAGGCCTGGATTTTCCATGGAACTGTTCAAGAAAATATCCTGATGGGGGAACCTTTCAACCAGGCCAA ATATGACCGAGTTGTGGATGTCTGCAGCCTCAGACCTGACCTTAAAGTACTGCCATATGGAGATCAGACTGAG ATTGGAGAACGGGGGCTGAATCTGTCAGGAGGACAGAAGCAGAGGATCAGCCTAGCCAGAGCTGTCTACTCCAATAAAGACATCTTCCTCTTCGACGATCCGCTGTCTGCTGTTGATGCCCATGTGGGGAAGTACATCTTTGAAGAATGCATAAAGAAAGAGCTTCAAGGAAAATCTGTCATACTTGTCACACATCAACTACAG TATCTGGAATTTTGTGATGACATCCTGGTTCTGGAAGATGGTGAGGTGAGGGAGGCTGGGAATCACCAGGTGCTGATGAAAGCCAATGGACGTTACGCTCAGCTCATCAACAACTACCAGATGGAACAGTCCAAA aaggaggaggaggaggaggaggaggaggaggagccatCGCCCAAAGAGGCTGCTGAGCTGAATGAGGTCAGACAGCGTTCTGACAGCGGGATAGTGAATCCTG tatttgataTGTCAGATGAAAATGATGATGGGACGACAGCGGACCAAAAGA CTGCCGCGACGGCTGGAGATCAACTGGTTAGTCAGGAGTCCTCCACAGAAGGATCTGTGTCCTGGAGAATCTACTACCACTACTGCCAGGCAGTTGGAG GGTACATCATCACCTTCCTCACCATCCTGATCATAGTTCTCATGATCGGATCCACCGCCTTCAGCAACTGGTGGCTAAGCTACTGGTTGGGGAACGGAGATGGA TCGTCAACTAATTCAACAAACCCGGGTAATGCCTCTGACAATCCACGCCTTGACTTCTACCAAATGATTTATGGAGTGATGATCCTTGTCACGTTGGTACTTGCTGTGATTAAGTGCTTCTTTTACACTCATGTTACACTAAGAGCTGCCTGCACACTCCATGACAGGATGTTCAGAAAG ATTCTTGCCAGCCCAATGAGTTTCTTTGACACAACGCCTACTGGACGTATTCTTAACCGCTTTGCTAAAGATCAGGAGGAGCTGGACTCTGTGCTTCCTCTCCACATGGACCCCTTCCTGCAGTTTTGTCTCCTCGTCACattcaccatcatcatcatcgctTCTGTTTTCCCTGCAATGCTGGCAGCTGTGGTGATCATGGGTGCTTTGTTCACCCTCATTCTCTT TGTATTTCAGAGAAGCATTCGTCAGATGAAGAAGATGGAGAATATCAGCCGCTCTCCGTGCATTTCTCTCACTACCTCCACCCTGCAGGGCCTTAGCACCATCCATGCCTACAACATAAGGGACAGCCACATAAAACT GTTCAAATCCCTGAACGACATCAACTCCAATCACTACCTACTGTTTCACTCCGGCACACGCTGGCTCTCTTTCTGGTTGGACTTCATGGCTGCTTCCATGACTCTGTTAGTTGCTCTGTTTGTGGTCCTCAGCAGCAGTGATGTCATTAATCAATCTTTAAAAGGCCTGGCTATGTCTTACACCATACAG TTAACGGGCATGCTCCAGTATGTAGTGAGACAGTCAACTGAAGTGGAGGCCCGGTTCAATTCGGTGGAACGGCTGTTGGAATATATCACA ACCTGTAAGTCTGAGGCCCCCAGACACATAAAGGAGGCTCAGATCCCTGATGGCTGGCCCAAAAATGGAGCAATCACCTTCCAGGAATACAAAATGAGGTACAGAGAGAACACACCTATTGTCCTGAACAGACTTGATTTCCTCATCCAAGCTGGAGAGAAACTGGGCATAGTGGGAAGGACAGGCTCTG GAAAATCCTCTTTAGGTGTGGCTCTGTTCAGACTGGTGGAGCCAGCAGGAGGAACCGTTCTCATAGACAACGTGGACATTGCAGCCATTGGCCTGCGGGATCTGCGCAGCAAACTCTCCATCATCCCCCAGGACCCTGTGCTGTTTACTGGCACAGTCAG GTACAATCTAGATCCCTTTAATCACTATATTGATGAGGAGATCTGGACAGTGCTTCAGAAAACCTACATGAAGGACTCG